Genomic window (Vicia villosa cultivar HV-30 ecotype Madison, WI unplaced genomic scaffold, Vvil1.0 ctg.000684F_1_1_3, whole genome shotgun sequence):
CAAAGTCTGTCATGCTAAAAATACCAAAGTATAGGCCTGGCATGTAGCCTCTCATAAGCTTATTTTTAAGCTTGAGTCTGATATTTTTGAAGGCTTGATTGGCATGTTAGTCAACTTAAAAGTCTGTTTTATTTGAACATATGTAAATAAGGAACTAAATTAATGTTTATATAGACAAAACATTAAAGATCACTTATTCTAAAAGTTTACTTGTATTGACTTATCTGAGCTTATAGTAGCATAAGTTTTGTGAGACTATTTGTTCAGgaaaacttatgaaaacaacttttGACATTGTTCATAAAGTTTTTTCAGCCTATTTTCATAAATTAGATTATATAAGTTTGTATAAataatttttgaatttaaatgaaatacactaacagtgtaaagaagttttacactGCCAGTGAATAATAACCGTTAAATTTTTGTagatgtttaatttttttatttaatcacaTATAAAGTAGTATTTGTGAATGGTTGTGATGTAATGaccatgtaaaatattttacactgacaATGCATAACaatcattctcataatttttataacaaaagattaaataatgttttttatacgttataagttatttttaagttattttgaatcatttgtgaaaatacaatttgaaaaatatcataagtgttatgaataaagattaaagtggatgtccatccttattcttctttttcatcttcctattcccctTTAATATATGTGACTTTCTATCTCACTTGGATCCTATATAAGACTCACATTGTGATGTAAATGATACTTTTGaaagaagataatacaatattagttTTTCCATTCTCTTCCTCTAtttgatctctctattgttttagttagttttataacacgttatcagcacgatactctacaacgcCAGTGATGATATAGTCAGGTTCTAcgttatttttttaatcttaatatatttgaaccaatataatataattcatgattatgttactatttttttcttcatataaatatgtttattttttatatattttgaagCGAAGTTTATttaccttgtacaataatattagatttctttgatcattcttgttaaattccgAAAGAATTTAATATTAAAGCATTTCTATATGTTTGTCTGGAATTGAtttttaacacataaaagtgttaatttaatattcaagcatccctgaaggattgcacaaagaataatttttcttgaccattgtttatggaaatagtttttgatgtgatatttgtagaactaaagattattattaaactatctccaaattattgttcaaagattgagtttaatcgagtattgtatttatcaataattgatgaattccagaagaattcaacgttcaatcacctttaaaaggccgcgtctataatattattgagtcccagaaggatttcataaattttttttgttgcatcgatctaaaaattcataatttgtaatatgctcgttaaaagattgtcattccagaaaaatgacacaaataattttaacgcatctcagaaggatggttatattttttttagattattgtttataacaaattatttatatagtttcagaagaacttatcaagcatccctgaagaatagaaaaaataaattatttatatagttcctgaagaacttatccatctctaaaggatagtaaatcaaattaattatatgatgatataattttactgatataatattgtatgattaaatatgtttaattttataaggggtaattgtttgataattatatgataatatgttcatataaatgtgtttgattaaagtgtttaatcatGAGATACtgttatattggttttgaattatattggaggtatcaaatatctttgtattacacaacataatttggacataaaatgtctAATAGAAAAACTACTGGCTTTTCCCTCGGATTTgcactacacttatattagtacaattgaagaacatgtcattgtaaaccagtagtttacaaattacacttaaatgtgtcgttggtaaaaccggttgggtcatctaGAATATAATaggatgcgaataatttgtattgaagaaccggaagtttcttcaatccagtcaatttttgtgtttttctaaaggaaaataaaaatttgagaaattgcatttttatgacattaattgttgcatcaactaaaatatcatgcatatgtctctactcacaaccaattagactaagatcttgttttctggattttttggaaattcatgtataagtatcacatatattattaaaattgatattgaatatcatgtaatatatgttcataaaaagaaaatggacccgaagatccattctttagacgtctaaagttagttaaatggttgatacttatgagatcatcaattctaaattatatatttgaaacacctaaagtatgatattaagatatttattcgtattaagccaacaagatactatatcttagtccttcctaatttattctaatacttctcatctaagtgaacatttggatTTGTTGTGTATATTcaaattgctccaatataatacattaagacgagtcatgaaagaatattggaaaaatataattaatatgaatctcaattttgaggatataatttgagcaaataatcaaatacttgattgcagcccagtaggctgattattccttgataaattaatttttccaATATTAGGGGGGGagaataagcagctgaaatcatcaataagaagttcaaatgaacagctgaaatcatgaacatgaagttcaaatgaacaatttaaaataaattgttgtcttgatcctcatACAAGTCAATATGAACAAAAAGTTCAAAATACTATTCATTTGcaaaatttatgaaataaattatcagcagataatactccactcaaagtggtttctcctattggataatatattattgcaaatgagttgttgatgcgcctgaagcgtggtatgaaagtcggttccaatgttaaaagtcctctactaagaaaaaaaactaaagatgacccaaatgaggatatgaaaattctaagagcactttgacctaatttaattttcatgtccagaagaacaaatcaagtacttgaaatataaaataaagagatctcgataaattatgtcatggatgaattagaatggaaccgaaattgagataaccaaataaagtcaatattgacaatgtctttgtataaaATATAGCACTAAAAATAATCAATGATAATGAGGATCATGAGTCagagtctattaaagattgtagactaagtgagaattgaccaaaataaatatattcaattgaagaagaattaaactcactttacaagtgactcacttttgaacctgtagtccgaacacctcaaggtgtgaaactaattggatataaatgagtttttgtgaaaaagaaaagaatgatataaagtttgatttattgctcaattattctcacaaagacctaagattgattttgataaaacatattcacctgtagtggattcaatcgatttttgataattaattagccttgtaacacatgaagggcttaatctgaacatgatggatgtaatgacatcttatttatatggctcacttaatagtgacatttacatggaACTCCCTGAAGgattcaatataccagaggcacataattgtggatctcgagaaaactactacatcaaattgaacaagtctctctatgggctgaaagaatctagatgcatgtggtataatcacctcagtgaatatttactaaatgatgaatatacaaataactcaatttgtacttgtattttcataaaatgatgtgaaAAAGAATTTGCAATACTAGTTATCTATGTGAATGACATACATATTAGTGGAACTCCTGAatagcttccaaaagctataaatttcttaaagaaagagtttgagatgaaggacctaggaaaaacaaaattatgtctaggcttacaaattgagaatttagacaatggaatatttgtacatcaggaaggttatatagaaaagtgttgaaacacttctatatggacaaatctcatttgttgtctactccaatgattgttatatcattagatgtagagaaagatcatttcaggcctcaagaaaatgattacaaaaattgcttggtcctgaagtaccatatcttagtgcgattggagcactaatgtaccttgctaattaaaCACATCTCGATATATCGTTCGTGGTCAATCTATTACTAAGATACAATTATTCGCCTACACGAAGACATTtgaacggagtcaaacatatactttgttatcttagagatgctggttacttgtcagattctcacaatagtAGATCAGAAACAggctatttgtttacatgtgatggtacaaccatttcatggagatctatgaaacaactcatggcaacaacttcatcaaattcTGCATAACTATTAGCATTACATGAAGTCatttccaagaagaaattttaagcaactactacaaataatatcgtctcacatgtaaatgtctgcatgagggggataaatacatatgttttgcactcttttttccttcatcGTGGTTTTttcccattgggttttcctggtaaggtttttaacgaggcaattcacattcaaaggatattgtaccctttttccttcactagaattttttccactgggttttttctagtaaggttttaacgaggcatatcctcaatggacatccaagggggagtgttatgaataaagattaaagtggatgtccatccttattcttctttttcatcttcctattccccaTTAATATATGTGACTTTCCATCTCACTTGGATCTTATAAATAAGACTCACATTGTGATGTAAATGATACTTTTGaaagaagataatacaatattagttTTTCCATTCTCTCCCTTtctttgatctctctattgttttagttagttttataacaataagttatttttataagttttcttaaacaacGCCACAAAATTTATGGCATTAGATAAAGTGAGGTAACTCAACTGATATATGATAATCGAGTGTAAATTTAGAGTTTATATTACACTAATTCAAAAGTAAAtgagttaaatttttttttttaacctcAATTCTATGAAATGATTAAGTtcaaaaatgatttattttaatttaatttttataagaatttttgaatttggtttattacgtccaaaaatattatttgaaaactaaaattattataaaaaaatttcaatacgCAAGATTCGTAAATAGATTGTGGAGTTTAATTCAAGCCTTGCTTACATATAGGTCCACAAAAAAGGATCATAATCTGCTGACATAAATGTTTTATTCAAAGAAAAGCAAAACTAGCGGCGACAATAATTATAGCGAGGATTAAGACTCTCTTTattttgactgtttttctgattTTATTCTAATGACTATAAGTTGAAATAAACAAAGGCTACTCAGAGACGAGGCTCGTACTTGCGAGCCCAAATGTGTTTTCCGTTGATTTGAAGCTTGGCAACACGTTTCCCAGCCAGAATTTGATCCACAATTTCCACCATTTTCAAAATCATAATTGCAAATAAAGGTTGATCATTCTTGACATGATTTCCTCCCATGACCAAACGTTGCACACAATCCCCATAATTAGCTGTGAACAAGTACCTCACCTCCATTTCCGACACAGGGAACCCTCTAGAAAATGTGAGAAACAAGGATTTATCATCATTCGTAGCGTCATCATAGGGTTTCTTTTGAATCCATATACTTTCATCAGACAAGCTGGTGTTCTCGTTTCTTGGTAACAAATCAAAGCTGCCAAATAAAGGGTGAGGAAAACCTGGAAGAATCAAAGGCATGTTGAGTGCGTGAGTTCGTGATGTGGTACTACTACTACCCCGTGTTTCGATTATGTTTTTCCTTTTCAAAACTATCTGCAAAACATCGTTAAAAACTCGAGCGCACGTCTCATTTAAAACGATTTTAATGCCAGTCATTGCCGTATACCTTTTCGAGATGAACATCTCAAGAGAGATGTCTTTTTTTATGAGCATTTTAGTCAAGGGTAAACCACCTCCAATTGGGATAGGAGGGTTATCCCTCTCCAAAAATTGCAAGCAAGTTATAGCTTCAACAACAATGGCATTGATAAGGGTACCTTGTAAAGATGCTACTTTATGGATAAGGTTATGGTACCCGATTTTTTCAAGCCATAGCCATAGTGCCATGACTAAAAGAGATTGAGTTACTTCATAGTGAAGTTTGAAGATCAAAAAACAAAGTAGCTCACGATCAATACGATAAAATAAGTGAAGCTCTTTTGTGGTGATAGGAATTTGTGTGACAAGTAAAGGTGTATCCATGCTTGGATGGAAATGGGAAATTGAGATTGTGTATCATTAGTGAACTaccatattaatatatatatacaactcaagaaagtatattatattaaaattatgtttaacaaatatgaaaatatttttattttaaaaacaaaaataataagtaaaagaagaaaaataggaGTTATTGAAAAAAGGCATAATTTCAATTCAATGGCTCTTTTTTCAATAATGGGGGTTACTTTTAATTACTGTTtgaattttgattattttatttaattttaattggtaGTTAGTGAATATTATTTTTATGTGAATTAAtggattttgaaattaaaaattaatgaaaaagaaataattcattcattttaaaatatatattctttttgtttgaatacaaatattttatttaagaatATTAGTTTTTTATACAGTGagagattaaaaaaaatgatatactATGGTGATTaacataaaaaagaaataatgctatatatatatatatatatatatatatatatatatatatatatatatatatatatatatatatatatatatatatatatatatatatatatatatatatatatatatatatatatatatattaaaaggtgAATTCTTTTTTACTTGGGGttcatttatccaatttaaataataaaaaaatttcattacTCAAAATATTGTTTGGTACtaattaataaaattcaaatttttagaTATGGATAGGTATCCAATAAATCTCAATAATACCAGAGTACTCGCCAAAATATTAAGGAATATAGACAATATAATATACACTGTTCaatgtttgaatttaaaatatttattttttgactttttaaaaaaatcttggaaattggATGAATGACATCACAAACATAAGTATTTTTTCCTTGAAAAAATTATGACATCATAAAAATTAAGCTGTAATAAGTACAAATTGTGTACAAGGCAAAAAGATCCAtatttattttctaataaaaGTAAAGTTATTTGAATATCCAAATATTTTATAACTactgataaaatataaaaagaaaaaataaaataataaaaaataatattgtatacggAACCATatcaaatatttaataaaatttcaaataaCATTTCTCTACCCATATTATCTTTTTCTCCACCTTTTTTCATCATTAAGAAATGTCAACATGAAATCCATCAAAAAGAAGGATTATTAGTTTaaagttcaaaatatttaaaataaacaatttCATAAAAGCAAGTGGAAAATAAAATCTTCCTATACACAGTATATTcacaaattattttatataaactattattattattagtttaaaattttattttaatccctAAAAAAATTATCGGATTCAatttagtccttataaaagatAAAAGTAATTTTAAGTCTATGAGAAAATATAtcagagatttttttttaattttgtttggttaatgaataaaaaaataacaagagAAAGTAAAAAGTAGATAGAGTTAAAGATGAGATGATAACTAATAGtttgtattaaaaaatgaaagaaagttatgataaaaatatatacgtgaatttaaaaaattatataagatGATGACCAATAGAGTTAAAAATAAGATGATAACGAATAGTTTggtaataaaaaatgaaagaaagttgtGATAGAAATATATAcgtgaattaaaaaaattatataagtgTCTTTGAATATAAACTAGATACAATAAAAGATTATTATATTagcaaaaaattataaaaaggaaCAATGGAAAAAAAAATAGTCAACagcaataaattaaaattttcaatttaataaattaaattttttagtttaatgaaaaaaatttactagaaaagaaaattgaattaagttttatttataatttaattggtATACACCGATGGTGTAAATACAGTGTTAGTTAATCGAGACCGTTAGATTTATATTAAAATctgaattttgttttaattttttagtatTATTTATGGTTGTTGTGATACAATGAtcgtgtaaaaaaatttatactaaCAAGTCGTAACAATTAATCTTTttttaaataacataattaaaattaaattaaaatttaatttaattaataaaaaataacataagaAAATCTAGATATATTTTTACATATTTACATAttgtgaataaaaaatattaataaataaaaatttgataaacAATACCAATTACATACCATATAATTAACTAAATGTTATCCTATGAAAGTTATTATTGTCCTTTTTATTGTTTgtcatatatttatattttatattttttaatttaaaaagataattaaaaaaatatttatttttagccCCTTTAGATATTGCGCGctcaattaaaacataaaaatgacTTCTAGTTATCCAGAAAATGCAGTCAACTCATTCTTTAACTCATTATTTTACATTTTACCTTTTTAAGACTGTGTTTGAAAGCATTCGATCCTCCGAAGAAAACAAAAGATATATAAAAAAGCAAGATAATTTCTTAAATATCTCCCCtcgatttaaaaaatattatacaatggaaaaataatttatttattatttatttatagtatataaataaatgaaatgttaatatattttattctttatttattcatttatttatttggaacattttttaattattttattaataataatatttataatttatataaaaaattgtttaatttttaaataactttCTAGATTAcatttttgttctattttttttataaaaattttcgtTAATTATAATGGAATAATTTTCTATCTTATGAAATTTatcatttaataatttttttatcatttcataAATATACATATTTCTTTTCTATTATCACTTCTTTTTATTTCTCTCGTATCACACTATTAATTAATTACAGTATTTtctattcatttaatttattttattttatttttctttcctaTGTTTTCACTTCATCAACTAAATAAAGTATAAAGAAGATATAGTTTAATTATCTTTAAACAAAGGCAAGTATTATGAAGTTCTTTGATTGAAAGATGAACATGCAATTCATCCATCTAGTCTGTATGTGTAAGTGTGAGTTGCATGAAGCAACacgtttgaatttaaaattccaTATTATTTAGAAAAATAGAGGTTAAACACTTATGAAATGACTCATACATCTATCACTTTAAAGTCTTTGGTGAATATGAGGTATCTTTCTCATTTGTTTGGATGAGTCTTTGATTTTTAGGGGAATGTTAGACCTAATGTGTATGCGTTCACTCTCATGATGACTCATCAGTGGTATCAGAGTTCGGTTCGAATAAGGGACCGACTCCTTGTATCGAAAGTCCTCCTAACATGGTGGACACTCGGCGTGTCCCGTTGAAGTGCCCATGATGAGATAAGGGTGTCTCTCAACGGCGATACAAGCATGGAAGAGCTTCCGCTCGAGGGGAGCATAGTGGATGTACTCACACTTGAGGTGAAGATtgttgagaaacaagtgtgagttgCATGAAGTAATAAGTGTGAATTCAAAGTTCCACAATGCTTAGAAAAGTGAAGGTTAAACACTTTGTAAATGAGATGACTCATACACCTATTACCTTAAAGTTTTTGGTGAATATGTGATGTTTCTCTCATTTGTTTGGGTGAGTCTTTAATCTTTAGGTGAATATTTGACACATTGTGTATGCTTTCCCCTCTCACGATGACCCATCAAATAGACCATAGAAGCAAAGTtgttaaaatctcgatttaaaacCTAAACTCTATAGATTTCACGTGTCTAGGTCAACATTTCATGTTAAATCGCATGTAAAAACCTTTTTATGTAAAATCGTATTCCGGAGCGATTTTAAGTGAtttaaatttttctaaaactgatgaaatcatataaaatcatgtaaaatcgtTGGATTTACTCTTCGAcctgattttacttttttttggatcaaaatttataaatcacattttatattttggcctataaaattttctctatggatttttaattttattcacctTCATATCGCTGTTATACTACCTCCGGTTCCACTTATAAGAAAAAAttatctttttagatacattgaataaataatgtatctggacaatatgttgtccaaatatattatttattcaatgtatctaaaaagtgattttttttcttataaatggaaCGAGATTAAACCTAAACTCTATAGATTTCACGTTTCTAGGTCAGCATTTCATGTTAAATCGCAGGTAAAAACTTTTTTATGTAAAATTGTATTCCCAAACGATTCTAAGTGatttaaatctttctaaaattgatGAAATCGTGTACAATCATGTAAAATCGttggattttactctttgacctgattttacttctttttttgtcaaaatttataaATCACATTTTATATTTTGGCCTATAATTTTTTCTCTAtgggtttttaattttatttacattCATAACATTTGGAGATGGATTTAATCAAGTCGAATATGAATGTTCTAATGAAGATGATGTTATAGAAGGATTGAACTTTTGATTAAgttaaagaagaagatgaaaatatttgtttttttgaacttgaaaaacttatgaaacaattgtttttttataatcttttggATGTTACATTTTATAATTTGGTGGACAATTTATGTAATTTGATACAAGTTTGTGAATATTATACTATATTATGATGAGATAGTATATTTTTGctttataattaagttaaaattttaaataattaatgcatttagaatattatatatatgtgtgtgtgtgtgtgtgtcgtatatataaatttaatatgaaGTAAAAAGTTGCAGCCCTCCAAATAGCATTAATGATGTTGATTACACAAGACTAGATCACAATCAGACCTTGGGGAGACCAGTCTATGTCCATGGCCTTCAAACAATCATCAAAGAAGTTTATAGTAAAAGAAATGTTGGTATCACTAAAGAACCAGTTCCAAATATAGGCCGCAAATTGGTAGTGAAAGATGAAGTGCACAATTGTTTCAATCTTCTTCTAGCATAAAGAGTGCATAGAAGAAATAAGAGCCCTCTAATAGATAAGTTCTCATCCGTAGAAAATTTGTTGTGTATTATCTTCAATAAAACTTGTTTCATAAGTTAACCTGATGTTGTTAAGGAATGAAAACATAAGCATGTTTCAAGGTGAGGATTCATTGGTCATTACAATGTCAAGCTCTTCTACCATTAGATTCTTCTAGAGGAATAAAGCATTTGGATATTATGCAAAGCAAATAAGGAAAAGCCAACATGAGATTTGGACGTAAGGACCTTTTTT
Coding sequences:
- the LOC131630462 gene encoding uncharacterized protein LOC131630462, whose protein sequence is MDTPLLVTQIPITTKELHLFYRIDRELLCFLIFKLHYEVTQSLLVMALWLWLEKIGYHNLIHKVASLQGTLINAIVVEAITCLQFLERDNPPIPIGGGLPLTKMLIKKDISLEMFISKRYTAMTGIKIVLNETCARVFNDVLQIVLKRKNIIETRGSSSTTSRTHALNMPLILPGFPHPLFGSFDLLPRNENTSLSDESIWIQKKPYDDATNDDKSLFLTFSRGFPVSEMEVRYLFTANYGDCVQRLVMGGNHVKNDQPLFAIMILKMVEIVDQILAGKRVAKLQINGKHIWARKYEPRL